The following coding sequences lie in one Rutidosis leptorrhynchoides isolate AG116_Rl617_1_P2 chromosome 4, CSIRO_AGI_Rlap_v1, whole genome shotgun sequence genomic window:
- the LOC139839787 gene encoding glutamate receptor 2.7-like has protein sequence METHFLVTVMVIMSLICTTIAKTKIEIGVILDLETSIGKMSSTCISMALNDFYQQHENYTTEIHLQFRDSKQDNVQAASAAIDLLKNVQVMAIIGPTTSSQADFVIDIGNKSKVPIISPATSPSLSLHDNVYFIRTAPDSTTQLKPIAELIKHFGWREIVFIYEEGEYGRGLASYLSDAMLTIGTKVMYRTSIHHSASDDRILEKLYKLKTMQTRVFIVHALPDLAERFFRKVNEAGMMEKGYVWIMTEVLTSRLHSMDHTSIDSMQGVLGVKSYISRSTQLVNFEKRWKRESDRRYPDDDVAELDMFGIWSYDTLFALAMAFEKAGVEINKNTTFKRQRQPTTDLDAIGTSEMGPRLITWLRNSSFKGLSGDFEIVDGQLKSSVYQIVNIIGRGDNPIGFWTTKKGILKNLNDQTKDLKAITWPGDTHVVPKGWEIATSNENNLRVGVPAKGGFVQFIDANTDPQTQQVIVTGFCVDVFNAVIGALPYAVKHEFIPFVTSDGKRPAGTYNDLLYNLSDAKYDAVVGDVTILAERSDYVDFTLPYTEAGVAMIVPIKDERKSAWIFMRPLEKGLWITIGAFFIYTGFVVWVLEHRVNKEFRGTPHQQIGMIFWFSFSTLVYAHREKLISNLSRFVVIVWVFVVLVLTSSYTASLTSMLTVQQLQPKYTDIIKIMRNGESVGYQDGSFVFNMLIKMGFDDSKLKNYTTFEQYDHALEIGSQRGGVSAIMDELPYIRVFLAQYCTKYTMTGPTYKTAGFGFAFPKGSPLVHDVSRAVLQVTEEQMTNISKQWFGETVTCDQQNEATVASDRLTLDSFKGLFLIAGLSSTSALVIFLLTFLYQNRQMLVSQSSVSEKLAAIARTYDRFKDDVSKSTVPEAAVVKVVSDDNTNSPEIGEFHQEAVVLSHDEGFSTTEPGTPVSDTIQVVNTTIEI, from the exons ATGGAGACCCATTTTTTAGTCACTGTTATGGTTATCATGAGCTTAATATGTACAACAATTGCAAAAACAAAGATAGAAATAGGTGTCATTTTGGATCTGGAAACAAGCATTGGTAAGATGAGCAGTACCTGCATTTCAATGGCGTTAAACGATTTCTATCAGCAACACGAAAACTATACCACTGAAATTCACCTTCAGTTTCGTGATTCCAAACAAGATAATGTGCAAGCAGCGTCAGCAGCCATCGACCTCTTGAAAAACGTTCAAGTCATGGCGATTATAGGACCAACGACATCTTCACAGGCTGATTTCGTGATTGATATTGGTAACAAATCAAAGGTTCCTATTATCTCACCTGCAACTAGCCCTTCACTTTCTTTACACGACAACGTTTACTTCATTCGAACTGCACCTGATTCAACCACTCAACTCAAACCCATAGCAGAATTGATCAAACACTTTGGTTGGAGAGAAATAGTATTCATTTATGAAGAAGGTGAATACGGAAGAGGCCTTGCTTCTTACTTATCTGACGCGATGTTGACTATCGGTACGAAAGTCATGTACCGTACCTCTATACATCATTCTGCTTCAGACGATCGGATTCTTGAAAAGCTTTACAAGTTGAAGACGATGCAGACACGAGTTTTCATTGTACACGCGTTGCCTGATTTGGCGGAGCGTTTTTTTAGGAAAGTGAATGAAGCTGGAATGATGGAAAAAGGGTATGTTTGGATCATGACTGAAGTGCTTACGAGTCGTTTACATTCTATGGATCATACGAGTATAGATTCGATGCAAGGAGTACTTGGAGTAAAGTCATATATCTCAAGGTCAACCCAGCTAGTCAACTTTGAGAAAAGATGGAAACGAGAGTCTGACCGTCGATATCCAGATGATGATGTGGCGGAATTAGACATGTTTGGGATATGGTCTTATGATACCCTTTTTGCACTTGCAATGGCGTTCGAGAAAGCAGGGGTGGAGATAAATAAAAATACCACTTTCAAACGACAACGACAACCCACGACAGATTTGGATGCCATTGGAACATCCGAAATGGGGCCGCGGCTCATTACATGGCTCCGTAACTCAAGCTTTAAAGGACTGAGTGGAGATTTTGAAATTGTTGATGGTCAACTAAAATCATCAGTGTACCAAATAGTGAACATAATAGGAAGGGGAGATAACCCTATTGGGTTTTGGACAACTAAAAAAGGTATTTTAAAGAATTTAAACGATCAAACAAAGGATCTTAAGGCTATCACATGGCCCGGCGACACTCATGTGGTCCCTAAAGGCTGGGAGATTGCAACCAGCAACGAAAACAATTTGCGAGTCGGGGTTCCAGCAAAAGGAGGGTTTGTTCAGTTTATCGATGCCAATACCGACCCTCAAACTCAACAAGTTATCGTTACTGGTTTTTGCGTGGACGTATTTAATGCAGTCATCGGTGCTTTGCCTTATGCTGTCAAACATGAATTCATACCTTTTGTTACTTCAGACGGCAAGAGACCTGCAGGAACTTATAATGATCTTCTTTACAATCTCTCTGATGCG AAATACGATGCAGTAGTTGGAGATGTTACAATCCTTGCAGAGCGTTCAGATTACGTTGATTTCACATTGCCATACACAGAGGCCGGTGTTGCAATGATTGTTCCGATCAAGGATGAGAGGAAAAGCGCATGGATCTTCATGAGACCGCTAGAAAAAGGACTTTGGATAACAATTGGGGCATTTTTCATATACACAGGATTTGTGGTATGGGTTTTGGAGCATCGCGTAAACAAGGAATTCCGAGGCACCCCACATCAACAAATTGGAATGATCTTCTGGTTTTCCTTCTCCACACTCGTGTATGCACACA GAGAGAAGTTGATAAGCAACTTATCGAGATTTGTAGTGATTGTGTGGGTGTTTGTGGTGCTGGTGTTGACATCGAGCTACACAGCAAGCTTGACATCCATGTTAACTGTGCAACAGCTTCAACCTAAGTACACGGATATCATAAAGATCATGAGAAATGGTGAATCAGTAGGATACCAAGATGGTTCTTTTGTTTTTAACATGTTGATAAAAATGGGTTTCGATGATAGCAAGTTAAAAAACTACACCACATTTGAGCAGTATGACCATGCCCTTGAAATCGGTAGCCAAAGAGGAGGTGTTTCCGCAATTATGGATGAACTCCCTTATATTAGAGTTTTCTTGGCTCAATATTGTACCAAGTATACCATGACCGGCCCCACCTACAAAACCGCAGGCTTCGGATTT GCATTTCCAAAAGGTTCTCCATTAGTTCACGATGTTTCTAGAGCGGTTCTGCAAGTTACAGAAGAGCAAATGACCAACATTTCCAAGCAATGGTTTGGAGAAACAGTCACTTGCGATCAACAGAATGAAGCTACAGTAGCATCTGACAGGCTCACGCTCGATAGCTTCAAGGGACTATTTCTCATTGCTGGGTTATCATCCACTTCTGCTCTTGTGATTTTCTTACTCACATTTTTGTATCAAAATAGACAAATGTTAGTATCACAAAGTTCAGTAAGCGAAAAGCTTGCTGCAATTGCGAGAACATACGACAGATTTAAAGACGATGTGTCCAAAAGTACGGTGCCAGAGGCTGCAGTAGTTAAAGTGGTTAGTGATGATAATACTAACAGTCCAGAAATTGGTGAATTCCATCAAGAAGCGGTGGTATTATCTCACGATGAAGGGTTTTCGACAACTGAACCGGGGACTCCGGTTAGTGACACAATACAAGTTGTAAATACTACCATAGAGATCTAG